The nucleotide sequence AGCGCATCCTTATCGTCGAGAAAAGCTGCTCAGTTGAATCTGCAACTTTAAGACAACGAGCAGAGCAGAATATGTCACCGAATTCAGCTAGTTTTCAGCACTCTACGAGCTTATTTTTCTAGATTAGTCTTGGCGCCACGCCACCTTCTCTACTTACACCTACCTTCTCCGCCATTACCTGCATTTATGACGTATTCGCTACTATTTCGTTTAACTCGGATTGGGGTATTGCTGGTGCTTTTGGTAGGGATGATGAGTATTTCATTCTCAACGCAAGCCTCGCATATTCGGGCCGGCGACATTCAATCGAAAGTTGATACCACCGCCAATTACAACCCGCGGCGGATATTTTTTCGGTTGACGCTGTACTGCTCGCAGCCCGGCGGGATGATACCCGATCAACTAACTGCTGCTATTTTCTTCGGCGACGGGTCTTGCAACCGAAATGTTCCTCGAACTACGGACGTCTTGATAAGACCTGGCATCCGGCGCTACACCTACGACTTTGAGCACACCTACAATGCGGCCAGTACAAGCCCTTACGTAGTCAGTTTTATCGGTGAAAACCGTAACGGAACAATTTTAAATATCCGAAACCCCGATTCTCAGTCTTTCTATATTGCTACTACGGTTACCATTGACCCCTCACTGCTGCAAAACCGTTCCCCGGTGCTTCGGCGGCCAGCGCTCGACGACGCTACTATCGCGCAAGTGTTTCGGCACAATCCAGCAGCGTACGATGCAGATGGTGACTCCATAGCGTATCAGTTAATAAGGAGCCAGCAAGCTGGCGAGCTAACGACAGTGCCTGGCTGTGCCCCTATGCCGACCACCGCCTTGGGGTATGTCCGACCAAACAACCTTACGCCAGCCAGCGACAACGGAAGACAAGTAGCTTATCCTGGTCCGCCGGTGGGCATACCAGGAGACACTTCTACGTTCCAAATGAATCCCATCACTGGGGACATCACCTGGAATTCGCCGGGCAAGGCAGGGGAATACAACTTCGCTTTCAAAGTCAAGGAATTTCGGCGCATTCCGGGCGGGTTTTATCGGCTGATTAGTGAGGTAATCCGGGACATGCAAGTAACGGTGCGTCCAACTACCAACCGGCTGCCGAACCTTGTTATTCCACCCGACCTGTGCGTGGTAGCGGGTACGCCCGTGGTAGGCAACGTAACGGCCACTGACCCAAATGGCAACCCGATTCGGCTGTATGCGAACAGTGGCGTCTTGCCACCGGCCACCTTCACGCAAGCCTCGCCTGGCCCACCGACCGCCACCGGCACCTTCCGCTGGACTCCTAGTTGCGCCGACATTCGGGCCAGCCCCACCCAGGTGATTTTCAATGCGGAAAACCAACCTCCCGGCCTCAATCCGGTGCCGCTAACCGACATCAAAACCTGGAATATCACCGTCATTGGGCCCGCTCCGCAGAACCTGCAAGTAAGGCCTGGGCCACCCAATAGCAGATCAGCCATACTAAGCTGGCGCAGCTACATCTGCCGCCGACCTGGGGCACGAGTTCTGATTTATCGCAGAGAAAATCAGTCGGGAGCCGTTTTTGGGCCTTGTCAGACGGGCATACCAGCCTCAGCAGGGTACACGCAGATTGCGGTGCTCACCTACACTGACACCAACGATTTGGTGGAATACGTTGACAACGGAGGCCCCCAGGGCTTGGAGCAGGGCAAAACGTATTGCTACCGCATCTACGTGGATTTCCCGTTGCCGGGCCGTGGAGCAAGCTTAGCGTCCGAAGAAGCCTGCATCGACTTTGCTGGCCGGCCACTGGTAATTCGCAACGTGACCGTGGATCAGACGGCAGCTAGCAATGGCCAGATTACGGTGCGGTGGAGCAAGCCGAAGCGCATCCCAGAGCTAACGGAGCCTCGTCAGTTTCGGGTGTCGCGGGCGGCCACCAACAGCGGCCCTTTCACCCCAATTGGCTCTTTGATTGCGCTCAACAGTGTTCCGAACGACACGACTTATATAGATCGGGACCCGTCTCTGGACACTCAGAACCGTTCTTACAGCTACCGAGTAGAGCTTCTTAGCCAGAACCTAGTAGCGGAAACCGCCACTCCGGCTTCGAGCGTTCGGCTGGACGGCACTGCGTTTCAGGCAGTGAACGTTGGCGAGCAAAATGCCGTGATACTGCGGTGGACGTACACCGTGCCTTGGGACAATACCCGTAGCCCAACCATCATCTATCGCAAAGACCCAAACGCTACAGCCTTTGTACGCATCGGCACGACGACCGGAACGGCAACCGGCGGCACCTACCGCGACGAAGGCACGGCCACGCAGCGCCTGTTGAAAGGACAAACGTATTGCTACTACGTGGAAACCAATGGCACCTACAATTCCCCCCGGCTTCCCGACCAATTACTCAACCTGAGCCAGCAACTGTGTGTCACGGTACGAAATCTGCCGTGCGCGCCAGTGCTTACCCTCAGGCGTTCCAACTGTGATAGTCTGGCTAGCCGGCTGTTTGAGTTGCCCGTAACGCCTGTCAGTGGCCCCGTGTACACCAACAGCTTAAGTTGGACGCTAAGCAATACCCCCACGGACTGTAGCCGCGGCATTGTCTCGTATGACATCTATTATTCGCCGAACAGCGAAGACTCCTTGCGCTTGCTAACGTCGGTACCAGGTACGCAGCTGTCGTATCAGCACCAGAATCTACCATCAGAGGTGGGCTGCTACGCGGTGCAGGCCGTGGATTCGAGCGGGATTCGCAGTGTGCGCAGCAACCGCGAGTGCAAAGAAGATTGCCAGCTGTTTTTGCTGCCTAACATCTTCACGCCCAATGGTGACGGTAAAAATGACACCTTCCGGCCTAAGGTATTCACGCCTATTCGCCGTACGCATTTCATGGCCTTCAACCGCTGGGGCGTTAAGATCTACGATAGTAGCTCTGATCCGCTCATCAACTGGACCGGCGGCGGCAGCCGGACCGAAAGTGGGGTAGCGCCTTCGGTGGTAGAAGGTGTATACTACTACCAGGCCGAGGTCGAGTTCAACAACGTCAGTCAAACCAAACGTACCTACAAAGGCTGGCTACAGGTCACTCGCTAGCTTCTATCGGTTTCGCTTCCAACACTAAAAAGCCCGCTACAAGTAGCGGGCTTTTTGTTAACTGCGTGATACGGTCTGGTTGCTTCAGCTCATTGCTTTCTTCTACCGCACTTTGCCGCGTTTGACGAGGTAGGCATACAGCACTTTGTCGAACGGCTCCCGAATATCAACGGGCACGAAGTCGATTTTGTACTGTCCGCACCGCAGAATCAACTCGTGCTCGTATTTCTGCATGGCGGCGCGGTACTGTTCGCGCACCTGGGAGGGTTGTAGCTTCACTGTTTCGCCGGTTTCCAAATCCTCGAACACGTAGGGACGGTCCTGGAAGTCGAAATCGGATTCGGTGGCGCGGTCCATGATGTGAAAGAGCAACACCTCGTGGTTTTGGTGACGCAGGTGCTGAAGGGCAGCCAGCGTGGCGGTTTGCTCTTCGGGGGCCCGGCCCAACATGTCGGAAAAAAGCACCACCAACGAGCGTTTCGGGATTTGCTGCGCAATAGCATGAATCACGCCCGACACATCGGTAGTGGCACTGCGAGGCGGGGCGGGCCGCTCCAGCAATTGCTGCAACGTGAGTAGCAGCGTGTGGCGGTGGGTGCTGGTGCTGCGCACTGGCGTTTGTAGCTCTACCTTGTCAGCGAAGGTGACAAGCCCTACTGCGTCGCGCTGCTTTTGCAGCAACGTAGTAATAGCTGCTGCACATAGCACCGCAAAGCGCAGCTTATCATGGCTAGGGGCGGGATAATACATGCTCGGACTTACATCGAGCAGTAGGTGGCAGCGCAAGTTGGTTTCCTCTTCGTAGCGCTTTACAAATAGCTTGTCGGTACGGGCGAATACTTTCCAGTCGAGGTGGCGCGTGCTTTCGCCAGGGTTGTAGAGCCGGTGCTCGGAAAACTCCACCGAAAAGCCATGGTAAGGCGACTGATGAAGCCCGGTGATGAAGCCTTCCACTAACTGGCGAGCCAGGAATTCTAGGTTTTCAAACGAGCGGACGGCGACTAGGTCAAGCAACTGGGGCATAAGCGGAAGATTCAAAAACCAAGTGAACAGGAATTTTCCAGTTCAACGGAATATTTCAAGCTGTACGTTTACTATTATTAACCCTTATAGTGCAGTTTCTAGTTCAAAAAGACCTGTTTGAAGCACCCCAGGCGGGGTTGTTAAACAAAGGTACCGGAACCCGATTTAAAAAAGCTGCCCTTTAAATTTTTATATCTGCAAGGAAGGCCGTATTTTTCGACACACTTCAATCATCTTAGAATAGTTAAACCTTACAGAAGGCACTGTGGAAGACCGTCACGACCAAGAAGAAATTTATTCGCAACGTATTAAGGCTGGCAAACGCACGTATTTCTTCGACGTGAAAGCCACCCGTGGACAGGATTATTATCTGACCATTACGGAAAGCAAACGCAAGCTGCGCGACGATGATACCTTCTCATACGAGAAGCACAAAATCTTTCTCTATAAAGAGGACTTTTTGAAATTCGTTGATGCGCTGCAGGACGCAGTGGAATATGTCCGCGAGGAGTTGCTTACTCCCGAGGAGGTAGCCGAGCTAGACCGCCCGCGGCCAGCCTACGACCATCACCATGACGGCGAAAATGGCTTTAACCCCAACCGCGCCGAAGAAACTTATTAATCTTTACGAAGCCTAGCGATACAGTAATTACTCTTATACCGGCTTCACCTCGCGCGGCGCGCACCAATCAAGCATTGGT is from Hymenobacter tibetensis and encodes:
- a CDS encoding T9SS type B sorting domain-containing protein — its product is MTYSLLFRLTRIGVLLVLLVGMMSISFSTQASHIRAGDIQSKVDTTANYNPRRIFFRLTLYCSQPGGMIPDQLTAAIFFGDGSCNRNVPRTTDVLIRPGIRRYTYDFEHTYNAASTSPYVVSFIGENRNGTILNIRNPDSQSFYIATTVTIDPSLLQNRSPVLRRPALDDATIAQVFRHNPAAYDADGDSIAYQLIRSQQAGELTTVPGCAPMPTTALGYVRPNNLTPASDNGRQVAYPGPPVGIPGDTSTFQMNPITGDITWNSPGKAGEYNFAFKVKEFRRIPGGFYRLISEVIRDMQVTVRPTTNRLPNLVIPPDLCVVAGTPVVGNVTATDPNGNPIRLYANSGVLPPATFTQASPGPPTATGTFRWTPSCADIRASPTQVIFNAENQPPGLNPVPLTDIKTWNITVIGPAPQNLQVRPGPPNSRSAILSWRSYICRRPGARVLIYRRENQSGAVFGPCQTGIPASAGYTQIAVLTYTDTNDLVEYVDNGGPQGLEQGKTYCYRIYVDFPLPGRGASLASEEACIDFAGRPLVIRNVTVDQTAASNGQITVRWSKPKRIPELTEPRQFRVSRAATNSGPFTPIGSLIALNSVPNDTTYIDRDPSLDTQNRSYSYRVELLSQNLVAETATPASSVRLDGTAFQAVNVGEQNAVILRWTYTVPWDNTRSPTIIYRKDPNATAFVRIGTTTGTATGGTYRDEGTATQRLLKGQTYCYYVETNGTYNSPRLPDQLLNLSQQLCVTVRNLPCAPVLTLRRSNCDSLASRLFELPVTPVSGPVYTNSLSWTLSNTPTDCSRGIVSYDIYYSPNSEDSLRLLTSVPGTQLSYQHQNLPSEVGCYAVQAVDSSGIRSVRSNRECKEDCQLFLLPNIFTPNGDGKNDTFRPKVFTPIRRTHFMAFNRWGVKIYDSSSDPLINWTGGGSRTESGVAPSVVEGVYYYQAEVEFNNVSQTKRTYKGWLQVTR
- a CDS encoding DUF58 domain-containing protein codes for the protein MPQLLDLVAVRSFENLEFLARQLVEGFITGLHQSPYHGFSVEFSEHRLYNPGESTRHLDWKVFARTDKLFVKRYEEETNLRCHLLLDVSPSMYYPAPSHDKLRFAVLCAAAITTLLQKQRDAVGLVTFADKVELQTPVRSTSTHRHTLLLTLQQLLERPAPPRSATTDVSGVIHAIAQQIPKRSLVVLFSDMLGRAPEEQTATLAALQHLRHQNHEVLLFHIMDRATESDFDFQDRPYVFEDLETGETVKLQPSQVREQYRAAMQKYEHELILRCGQYKIDFVPVDIREPFDKVLYAYLVKRGKVR
- a CDS encoding DUF3276 family protein produces the protein MEDRHDQEEIYSQRIKAGKRTYFFDVKATRGQDYYLTITESKRKLRDDDTFSYEKHKIFLYKEDFLKFVDALQDAVEYVREELLTPEEVAELDRPRPAYDHHHDGENGFNPNRAEETY